A part of Prolixibacteraceae bacterium genomic DNA contains:
- a CDS encoding TlpA family protein disulfide reductase, which produces MMKTLQQITLLFAILMLASCDKTPPKDCALLTIKTEDSSLKEIRARIGRKVKVLKRDSNGEFCDTIHFKKQNSDQVLLFANKTIRFVYIEKNKSVVMNVTGDNLSLATFDKDLAKENNLFTEVDKELNQYKDKVEMIETIEEAKEEVDKFVKEYESKGTLISKDPIYKRVVKMTVGNNAAITILFPVQDRIRHQRLTVGDLSKGKPAPKFVNYENYSGGKISMEDLKGKYLLVEISSSNCGACRKQVAPLKEIEKRYKDKNITYVNIDLAQKRHHDRWMKRVKKEKLSGVHLFANGDDELMKAYATNSFPTFILIDPQGNIVTANAPKPTNPKLIELLDPLL; this is translated from the coding sequence ATGATGAAAACATTACAACAAATTACCTTACTATTTGCCATCCTTATGTTGGCTTCTTGCGACAAAACACCACCGAAGGATTGTGCGCTACTAACCATTAAAACAGAAGATTCTTCGTTAAAAGAGATTCGTGCACGAATAGGAAGAAAGGTGAAGGTATTAAAGAGAGATTCTAATGGAGAATTCTGTGATACAATACATTTTAAGAAACAGAATAGTGATCAAGTTCTCTTGTTTGCAAATAAGACTATAAGATTCGTATATATCGAAAAGAATAAGAGTGTGGTGATGAATGTAACAGGAGACAACCTATCGCTAGCCACATTTGATAAAGATCTTGCGAAGGAGAACAACCTATTTACTGAAGTGGACAAAGAGCTTAATCAGTATAAGGACAAGGTGGAAATGATAGAGACCATCGAAGAAGCGAAAGAGGAAGTCGACAAATTTGTAAAAGAGTACGAAAGCAAAGGAACTTTAATATCCAAAGATCCGATCTATAAAAGAGTTGTAAAGATGACAGTAGGCAATAATGCTGCAATAACCATACTATTCCCTGTTCAAGATAGAATCCGCCATCAACGATTGACTGTTGGAGATCTGTCGAAGGGTAAGCCTGCCCCAAAATTTGTCAATTATGAAAATTATAGTGGTGGTAAAATATCGATGGAAGACTTAAAAGGTAAATATCTATTAGTAGAGATCTCATCATCTAATTGTGGGGCTTGTAGGAAACAAGTAGCCCCACTTAAAGAGATAGAGAAGCGTTATAAAGATAAGAATATTACTTATGTGAACATCGATCTTGCACAAAAGAGGCATCATGATCGTTGGATGAAAAGAGTAAAAAAGGAGAAGCTCTCAGGAGTACATCTTTTTGCCAATGGTGATGATGAATTAATGAAGGCATATGCAACAAATTCTTTCCCAACATTCATACTCATTGATCCACAAGGAAATATTGTAACAGCAAATGCCCCAAAACCTACTAATCCTAAATTAATAGAACTATTGGATCCACTACTATAA
- the rsgA gene encoding ribosome small subunit-dependent GTPase A — MIWKEYIMTINNRSYKNGFLGFPSTLTDEYNSRQAQGFDIGRVIEEHKQRYIVETETGVVEAEVIGNLLYTALSREDFPAVGDWVVLMPYDEDKAIIHEVLPRFNTLSRRDHLVATNIDGACIVTTPNRDFSMARLERYVSLCHQSNITPFIVVNKIDLVSSEDINTIREDIGSLATSLFISCVDNISTEELKACFQPTKTYIMLGSSGVGKTSIINHILGTPLLATQEISEKVQRGKHQTTSRHLLELPNGSYLIDNPGVREVGIADHKEGIEQTFDQIEALSSQCYYGDCSHQHERGCAVTQAVSDGTLSEGSYQHYLKLIKEASHYEATSLERKQKGKQLSKLIRKVKNR; from the coding sequence ATGATTTGGAAAGAATATATCATGACCATAAACAATAGATCATATAAAAACGGTTTTCTTGGTTTCCCTTCAACATTAACAGACGAGTATAACTCACGTCAAGCTCAAGGGTTTGATATTGGGCGAGTTATCGAAGAGCATAAACAACGATATATAGTAGAGACTGAAACAGGAGTTGTTGAAGCAGAGGTGATTGGCAACCTACTTTATACAGCGCTATCGAGAGAGGATTTTCCTGCCGTAGGTGACTGGGTTGTTTTGATGCCTTACGATGAGGATAAAGCGATTATTCATGAGGTACTACCTCGATTCAATACCCTTTCGAGAAGAGATCATTTGGTTGCAACAAATATTGATGGGGCTTGTATTGTGACTACCCCCAATAGGGACTTTAGTATGGCACGATTGGAGCGATATGTATCGCTATGCCATCAATCAAATATCACTCCATTTATTGTGGTGAATAAGATTGATCTAGTATCTAGTGAAGATATTAACACCATACGTGAAGATATTGGTTCTTTGGCCACTAGCTTGTTTATAAGTTGTGTGGATAACATTTCAACAGAGGAACTAAAAGCCTGTTTTCAACCAACAAAAACCTATATCATGTTAGGTTCATCTGGGGTTGGAAAGACATCAATCATTAATCATATTTTAGGGACACCACTGTTGGCGACCCAAGAGATCAGTGAGAAGGTACAACGTGGAAAGCATCAAACAACCTCTCGTCATCTATTAGAGTTACCCAATGGTAGTTATTTGATAGATAACCCAGGTGTAAGAGAGGTGGGAATAGCTGATCACAAAGAGGGAATCGAGCAGACCTTTGATCAGATAGAAGCTTTATCGTCACAATGCTATTATGGCGACTGTAGCCATCAACATGAAAGAGGATGTGCTGTGACACAAGCAGTTTCTGACGGGACTCTATCCGAAGGTAGCTATCAACACTACTTAAAGTTAATTAAAGAGGCGTCGCACTATGAGGCAACATCTTTAGAGCGAAAGCAAAAAGGGAAGCAGTTGAGTAAGCTGATTCGAAAGGTGAAGAACCGATAG
- a CDS encoding TlpA family protein disulfide reductase, with translation MKTLKNLSFLILIIILASCANTPPRDYALLTVHADSYPSDSLRVQVLGSKSQIITRNERGIFMDTIRFNKDNGGLLAIIGEKDFTFVYLKNDKEVDVKFTKDDFSTMTFSNDLTKENDLLKNAYVDALSYKDKLKDVKTIDIAETSKKEYTENFSERAKEISQDSIYISSISKVTKNFARVNITGPVVNKVREYRLTEGDLSKGKPAPKFVDFENLKGGKTSLGDLKGKYVYIDIWATWCIYCKQEIPYLKTIEKKYHGKNIEFVSISYDSKKDHQKWVDMIKDKKLGGVQLFANMDKSFTKAFGVRGYPTFLLVDPKGNIVTADAPRPSDPELVKLFDSLL, from the coding sequence ATGAAGACACTTAAGAATTTAAGTTTTTTAATTTTAATAATTATTCTAGCATCCTGTGCTAACACTCCACCACGAGATTATGCACTACTAACAGTACATGCCGATAGTTATCCAAGTGACTCATTACGTGTGCAAGTATTGGGGAGTAAGTCTCAGATAATCACAAGAAATGAGCGTGGCATATTCATGGATACCATTAGGTTTAATAAAGACAATGGAGGATTACTTGCAATCATAGGAGAGAAAGACTTTACTTTTGTCTACTTAAAGAACGACAAAGAGGTCGATGTTAAGTTCACTAAAGATGATTTTAGTACAATGACATTCTCAAATGACTTAACCAAAGAGAATGATCTTCTTAAAAATGCATATGTTGATGCATTGTCCTATAAAGATAAATTGAAGGATGTTAAAACTATTGATATCGCTGAAACATCAAAGAAAGAATACACGGAGAACTTCTCCGAAAGAGCCAAGGAGATAAGCCAAGATTCAATCTATATTAGCTCTATCAGTAAAGTAACAAAGAACTTCGCTCGTGTGAATATTACTGGTCCTGTAGTTAATAAGGTAAGAGAATATCGCTTAACAGAAGGAGATTTGTCGAAAGGAAAACCTGCGCCAAAATTCGTTGACTTTGAGAATTTAAAAGGTGGTAAGACCTCTTTAGGCGACCTGAAAGGAAAGTATGTTTACATCGATATATGGGCAACATGGTGTATATATTGTAAACAAGAGATTCCATACCTAAAGACGATCGAGAAAAAATATCATGGAAAAAACATCGAATTTGTTAGTATCTCTTATGACTCGAAAAAAGATCATCAGAAATGGGTCGATATGATCAAAGACAAGAAATTAGGTGGGGTTCAGCTTTTTGCCAATATGGACAAGAGCTTTACTAAGGCATTTGGTGTAAGAGGTTATCCTACTTTCCTACTTGTCGACCCTAAAGGTAATATCGTAACTGCTGATGCTCCAAGACCATCAGATCCTGAATTGGTAAAACTTTTTGACTCACTTTTGTAG